A DNA window from Paenibacillus sp. HWE-109 contains the following coding sequences:
- a CDS encoding histidine phosphatase family protein, with the protein MTQFYLIRHGEPQWDINEQYKLKGHGRDLVPLTNKGVNQVYLTAKDVRLKEADIIVSSPYPRALQTAAILSKELHLEILVEFDLREWQPDC; encoded by the coding sequence ATGACGCAATTTTATCTTATTCGCCACGGTGAACCTCAATGGGACATAAATGAACAGTATAAGTTAAAGGGGCATGGTCGGGATCTCGTACCTCTTACGAATAAAGGAGTTAACCAAGTCTATTTGACAGCGAAAGATGTGCGTTTAAAAGAGGCTGATATTATTGTCTCTTCTCCTTACCCAAGAGCTCTTCAAACAGCCGCTATATTATCAAAGGAACTTCATTTAGAAATATTGGTTGAGTTCGATCTAAGAGAATGGCAACCCGACTGTTAG